The proteins below are encoded in one region of Triticum aestivum cultivar Chinese Spring chromosome 1B, IWGSC CS RefSeq v2.1, whole genome shotgun sequence:
- the LOC123095720 gene encoding uncharacterized protein → MELFKDPRSVRLRSHLGTYLCALDGGAVSHGYRRNSRGTVWAVELAGDDYVRLQGHRGLYLGATELPADVLGRGRGTRACCGVVLGSPTCPNDNAFLWSPLREGELLALSGPYGRLLRARFGHTAQDNAVTVDLDANPEESSWVVEVVPAAEVALLLPPSPRPCRAQSCNARLEADTSESDTASSVLARVRSAKDMTSSLATVEEEPLSMPAPRLIFYNTSRDDGGVDEFDEGTWKYFSFQEQSLAALRRRLAEETRRQDFVVCRRSGPGLFPVVLDLPPGNSQMEFVLVPASSPAVADGVA, encoded by the exons ATGGAGCTCTTCAAGGACCCGCGGTCCGTGCGGCTCAGGAGCCACCTGGGCACGTACCTCTGCGCGCTCGACGGCGGGGCCGTCTCCCACGGCTACCGCCGCAACTCCCGCGGCACGGTCTGGGCCGTGGAGCTCGCCGGCGACGACTACGTGCGCCTACAGGGCCACCGGGGACTCTACCTCGGCGCCACGGAGCTCCCCGCCGACGTCCTCGGCCGCGGCCGCGGCACCCGGGCCTGCTGCGGGGTCGTCCTGGGCTCGCCGACCTGCCCCAACGACAACGCCTTCCTCTGGTCGCCGCTGCGCGAGGGCGAGCTCCTCGCGCTGTCCGGGCCCTACGGCCGCCTCCTCCGCGCCAGGTTCGGGCACACGGCGCAGGACAACGCCGTCACCGTCGACCTGGACGCCAACCCGGAGGAGAGCTCCTGGGTCGTCGAGGTCGTCCCGGCCGCGGAGGTggcgctgctgctgccgccgtcgccaCGCCCCTGCCGCGCCCAGTCCTGCAACGCCCGCTTGGAGGCGGACACGTCGGAGTCGGACACGGCGTCCAGCGTCCTCGCCAGGGTGCGCTCCGCCAAG GACATGACGAGTTCACttgctacggtcgaggaggagccCCTGTCGATGCCGGCGCCGCGGCTGATCTTCTACAACACCTCCAGGGACGACGGCGGCGTGGACGAGTTCGACGAGGGGACGTGGAAGTACTTCTCGTTCCAGGAGCAGAGCCTGGCGGCGCTGCGCCGCAGGCTGGCGGAGGAGACCCGGCGCCAGGACTTCGTCGTCTGCCGCAGGAGCGGCCCGGGGCTGTTCCCCGTCGTTCTGGACCTCCCTCCCGGCAACAGCCAGATGGAGTTCGTCCTCGTCCCGGCGTCCTCTCCTGCAG TTGCAGACGGTGTTGCTTAA